A genomic region of Candidatus Marimicrobium litorale contains the following coding sequences:
- a CDS encoding LysR family transcriptional regulator: MRLENSELRAFRAVIEEGGFKRAADALHISQSAVSQAVAGLEYKLEAPLVQRGKDLRLTDVGKRLFEHAVDVLRDEQRTLEDIEQLKQGKTETLSLAISAALNRSHAPGLISAYFRDHPHTRMKIAEMPARSIISAVLSGNAELGLGPFQKDMAAFESVPFYTESRHLVVSQHHPRCGDMINGNERALKETALITSALDSPDMRPSLQRLRDHFSTVWEVSSLSLRIHMVKEGMGVAFLGDKLLAEHPDCAGFRIMSDVSFGRIDKEVGVYYRAGKNLSDSSRDFIAQCVAHWRLL, translated from the coding sequence ATGCGTTTGGAAAACAGTGAGTTGCGGGCGTTTCGTGCAGTAATAGAGGAAGGCGGTTTTAAACGTGCTGCAGATGCGTTGCATATCAGTCAGTCTGCGGTGAGCCAGGCAGTCGCCGGACTGGAATATAAACTGGAGGCGCCACTGGTGCAGCGCGGTAAGGATCTCCGGCTGACGGATGTTGGCAAGCGGCTGTTTGAGCATGCAGTCGACGTGCTTCGGGATGAGCAGCGTACGTTAGAGGACATAGAGCAGTTAAAGCAGGGCAAAACCGAGACTCTGAGTCTCGCGATCAGCGCCGCCCTGAACCGCTCGCATGCCCCCGGCCTGATCAGCGCGTATTTCCGGGATCATCCCCATACCCGCATGAAGATCGCCGAGATGCCGGCGCGAAGTATTATATCTGCGGTTTTGTCGGGTAACGCGGAACTGGGCCTGGGGCCCTTCCAAAAAGACATGGCCGCTTTCGAGAGCGTGCCATTTTATACCGAGTCCCGGCACCTTGTGGTCAGCCAGCATCATCCCCGTTGTGGTGACATGATCAACGGCAATGAGCGGGCTCTGAAAGAAACTGCTCTGATTACGTCGGCGCTGGATAGCCCAGACATGCGGCCATCGCTACAGCGGTTGCGAGATCATTTCAGTACCGTCTGGGAAGTGAGCAGCCTGTCACTTCGGATTCACATGGTCAAAGAGGGCATGGGTGTGGCGTTCCTCGGCGACAAGCTGCTCGCGGAGCATCCGGATTGCGCCGGGTTTCGGATCATGAGTGACGTCTCGTTCGGCCGAATCGATAAGGAGGTCGGTGTCTACTACCGTGCGGGTAAAAACCTGAGCGACAGTTCCCGGGATTTTATTGCCCAGTGTGTGGCACACTGGCGGCTGCTTTAA
- a CDS encoding glycerol-3-phosphate dehydrogenase/oxidase: protein MSTLRDSNVRKLAQKPFDVLVLGAGINGAVAAASLAGRGVRVALIDSGDFAGGVSSNSSNLAWGGIKYLESLEFLLVNKLCKSRNRLMQAYPSTVKEIRFLTTVQRGFRFPPFFIYLGSLLYWVMGRFATRAPRFISARAIESAEPVINTSKAAGGLEYSDCYLYDNDARFVFNFVRKSLNFGCIAANYVKALNSTRQGDEWLTQIRDEVSGEISEIRSHALINACGPWADAENTLTGQATAHHHLFSKGVHLIVDQITDNKRVLTFFASDGRMFFLIPMGPKTCIGTTDAQVNSPEVGVSEEDRNFILENANALLDINPPLTRANVVAERVGVRPLVVEGEGGEADWVQLSRKHVVEVDQARRHLSIFGGKLTDCLNVGDEIADHVQQLGISVPQADNLWYGEPGNDLRAEFMLQAQLMNLDALTDPSSSEPLSERFWRRYAESAFGLLERIREDESVAALLIENAEYTRCEIELAARLEMIVKLEDFMRRRSKIEQVVKREAIVSAPGLREACQILFGEDADERLEEYLTATATAK, encoded by the coding sequence ATGTCCACCCTGCGCGACAGCAATGTGAGGAAACTGGCCCAGAAGCCATTTGATGTGCTGGTGCTCGGCGCTGGTATCAATGGTGCGGTTGCCGCTGCGTCACTGGCTGGCCGCGGCGTGCGAGTGGCGTTGATCGACAGCGGTGACTTTGCTGGAGGGGTCAGCTCGAATTCATCTAACCTGGCCTGGGGTGGCATCAAGTATCTGGAGAGCCTTGAATTTCTGCTCGTGAACAAGCTGTGTAAATCCAGAAACCGGTTGATGCAAGCCTACCCGTCAACGGTCAAGGAGATTCGCTTTTTAACCACGGTGCAGCGCGGGTTTCGCTTTCCGCCTTTCTTTATTTACCTGGGTAGCCTGCTCTATTGGGTGATGGGTCGCTTTGCTACCCGTGCCCCGCGGTTTATCTCGGCGCGCGCGATCGAATCCGCCGAGCCTGTGATCAATACCAGCAAGGCTGCCGGTGGGCTCGAATACTCCGACTGTTACCTGTATGACAACGATGCTCGCTTTGTTTTCAATTTTGTCCGAAAAAGCCTCAACTTTGGATGTATTGCGGCTAATTATGTAAAAGCCCTCAACTCAACCCGGCAAGGAGACGAATGGTTAACGCAGATCCGCGATGAGGTCAGCGGTGAAATATCCGAAATTCGATCACACGCTCTGATCAATGCCTGTGGCCCTTGGGCAGACGCTGAGAATACGTTGACTGGACAAGCGACGGCGCACCACCATCTCTTTTCCAAGGGTGTGCACCTTATTGTTGATCAAATAACCGACAACAAACGCGTACTCACTTTCTTCGCCAGTGATGGCCGTATGTTTTTCCTGATTCCAATGGGACCCAAAACCTGTATTGGTACCACGGATGCGCAGGTGAACTCGCCGGAGGTTGGGGTCAGTGAAGAGGACAGGAATTTCATCCTTGAGAACGCCAACGCACTTCTTGATATTAACCCTCCGCTGACACGGGCCAATGTCGTCGCCGAGCGAGTGGGTGTGCGTCCTCTGGTGGTTGAGGGAGAAGGCGGAGAGGCAGACTGGGTGCAGTTGTCGCGCAAACATGTTGTCGAGGTGGACCAGGCGCGTCGACACCTGAGCATTTTTGGCGGCAAGTTAACAGACTGTCTCAACGTAGGGGATGAAATAGCCGACCATGTTCAACAGCTTGGTATTTCCGTGCCACAGGCGGACAACCTTTGGTACGGTGAACCGGGCAATGACCTGCGCGCGGAATTCATGCTGCAGGCACAGTTGATGAATCTGGATGCACTGACCGATCCCTCCTCTTCCGAACCACTGTCAGAACGATTCTGGCGGCGTTACGCTGAGAGCGCTTTTGGCTTGCTGGAGCGCATCCGGGAGGATGAAAGTGTTGCTGCACTGCTTATTGAAAACGCGGAGTATACCCGCTGTGAAATAGAGTTGGCTGCTCGCCTTGAGATGATTGTAAAGCTGGAAGACTTCATGCGGCGGCGCTCAAAGATTGAGCAGGTGGTGAAGCGAGAGGCAATTGTTAGCGCGCCAGGATTGCGGGAAGCCTGTCAGATTCTCTTTGGTGAAGATGCAGACGAACGGCTTGAGGAATACCTTACCGCTACCGCTACCGCTAAATAG
- a CDS encoding acyl-CoA dehydrogenase — translation MAVKHEVASMDWQDPFGLEQQLTSDQRQVRDSARQYAQQKLLPRVRDAFRNEETDPAIFTEMGELGLLGSTLHGYGCPGVDSISYGLIAREIERVDSGFRSMMSVQSSLVMYPIYAYGSEVQRQTYLPKLASGEWIGCFGLTEPDHGSDPAGMVTRAKSIEGGYLLNGAKMWISNSPLAHVFVVWAKTDDEKIRGFILERDMDGLSAPKIEGKLALRASVTGEIVMQDVFVPEAQLLPGVEGIKGPFGCLNKARYGISWGALGAAETCWHTARDYTLARQQFGRPLAANQLVQLKLADMQTEIALALQGCLRAGHLLNEDALAPALISLLKRNSCGKALAIARNARDMLGGNGISDEYPVMRHMCNLEVVNTYEGTHDIHALILGRTQTGIPAF, via the coding sequence ATGGCAGTAAAACACGAAGTAGCCAGCATGGACTGGCAGGACCCATTCGGGCTGGAGCAACAACTTACCTCGGATCAGCGGCAGGTGCGCGACTCGGCCCGCCAGTATGCACAGCAAAAATTGTTGCCCCGTGTGCGCGATGCTTTTCGTAATGAAGAAACCGACCCTGCGATATTCACTGAGATGGGTGAGTTGGGATTATTGGGCTCTACGCTCCATGGCTACGGTTGCCCGGGGGTTGACTCTATTTCCTATGGCTTGATTGCCCGCGAGATAGAGCGTGTGGACTCCGGATTTCGCTCCATGATGAGCGTGCAGTCCTCCCTGGTAATGTACCCGATCTATGCCTATGGCAGTGAAGTACAGAGACAGACCTACCTGCCAAAACTTGCCAGCGGTGAGTGGATAGGTTGCTTCGGACTGACAGAGCCGGACCACGGTTCAGACCCGGCAGGTATGGTCACCCGCGCGAAGAGTATCGAAGGGGGCTATTTGCTTAATGGTGCAAAGATGTGGATCAGTAACAGCCCACTGGCGCATGTATTCGTGGTGTGGGCGAAAACCGATGATGAAAAAATTCGCGGCTTCATTCTGGAGCGCGATATGGATGGGCTCAGTGCACCAAAAATTGAAGGCAAGCTGGCCCTGCGCGCCTCTGTCACCGGAGAAATCGTGATGCAGGACGTATTCGTTCCGGAGGCGCAGCTACTGCCCGGCGTCGAGGGCATCAAGGGCCCTTTCGGCTGTCTCAACAAGGCGCGGTATGGGATTAGCTGGGGCGCTCTGGGTGCTGCTGAAACCTGTTGGCATACCGCGCGGGATTACACCCTGGCGCGGCAACAGTTTGGCCGCCCGCTGGCCGCCAACCAGCTGGTGCAGCTGAAGCTCGCCGATATGCAGACGGAAATTGCTTTGGCTCTGCAGGGTTGTCTGCGGGCGGGCCACTTGCTGAATGAGGATGCCCTGGCGCCGGCGCTGATCTCGCTTCTCAAGCGCAATTCCTGTGGTAAAGCTTTGGCCATCGCGCGCAATGCGCGGGATATGTTGGGTGGTAACGGCATATCCGATGAGTACCCCGTTATGCGACACATGTGTAACCTCGAGGTGGTGAATACCTATGAGGGTACGCACGACATCCACGCTCTGATCCTGGGGCGTACCCAAACGGGCATACCTGCCTTTTGA
- a CDS encoding NTP/NDP exchange transporter: MNYRRRLQEVGWGLLGRASDIRPHEARATLASFSLVMMLMASYYILRPVRDAMASDWSDAEVSWLWTFTFFISFIAVSLYGAAVARLRFSRLVPSVYSFFAVSFVLFYLGAASVTDRTLLDKSFYIWISLFSLFHISVFWSFMADTFSKPQSIRLFGFIGAGASIGGLAGPALTTLLVKDIGTENLMLIAALLVVLALPLVAWVQRLKQTDLHNGNVSVGNEDVEFIGGNPLAGFAEFMRSPYLLGIGLFIFLYTTISSFVYFELKNLLADFDPDMRTQIWGGMDLAVNSLTLLVALFATGRIAQRFGLPFTLALIPVLVGGGMLMLAAEPMVYVVVGVQVARRAGNYAISRPAREMLFTAVDRETRFKAKQVIDIVIYRGGDMLNAWLFTALTQGLGLGLAAVAGIGAVVAGLWALTGIFLGRRFNAMNPASDIPDETTA; encoded by the coding sequence ATGAATTACCGTCGTCGATTGCAAGAGGTCGGCTGGGGCCTGCTTGGCCGGGCCAGCGATATACGCCCCCACGAGGCGCGGGCAACGCTTGCTTCGTTCAGCCTTGTTATGATGCTCATGGCTTCCTATTACATTTTACGCCCGGTGCGGGATGCCATGGCATCGGATTGGAGTGATGCCGAGGTCAGCTGGCTGTGGACCTTTACATTTTTTATCAGCTTTATCGCTGTTTCCCTTTATGGGGCGGCTGTCGCAAGGCTGCGTTTCTCGCGTTTAGTCCCCTCTGTTTATAGCTTTTTCGCTGTTAGCTTTGTACTGTTTTACCTTGGCGCAGCATCAGTCACTGACCGCACGCTGCTAGACAAAAGTTTTTACATCTGGATAAGCCTTTTCAGCCTGTTTCATATCTCCGTGTTTTGGAGCTTCATGGCAGATACATTTTCCAAACCCCAGTCCATTCGCCTGTTCGGCTTTATCGGCGCAGGGGCAAGCATTGGAGGTCTGGCTGGGCCCGCACTCACGACGTTGCTTGTAAAAGATATAGGCACCGAAAACCTGATGCTGATAGCGGCCTTACTGGTAGTGTTGGCTCTACCGTTGGTCGCGTGGGTGCAGCGACTCAAGCAGACTGATCTGCACAATGGCAACGTTTCTGTCGGTAACGAAGATGTCGAGTTTATCGGTGGCAATCCTCTGGCCGGTTTCGCGGAATTCATGCGCAGTCCCTATCTGCTTGGTATCGGTTTATTCATATTTCTCTACACCACTATCAGCTCTTTTGTGTACTTTGAGCTGAAAAACCTGCTGGCTGACTTCGACCCCGATATGCGCACCCAGATATGGGGAGGCATGGATCTTGCCGTAAACAGTCTCACCCTGTTGGTAGCCCTGTTTGCTACCGGGCGCATTGCGCAACGCTTCGGGCTGCCTTTCACGTTGGCCCTCATTCCGGTCCTCGTGGGTGGCGGCATGCTGATGCTAGCGGCTGAGCCAATGGTTTATGTCGTGGTTGGCGTGCAGGTTGCGCGACGCGCGGGGAACTATGCGATCTCCCGACCCGCCCGCGAAATGCTGTTCACGGCGGTGGATCGCGAAACCCGATTTAAGGCCAAGCAAGTGATTGATATTGTAATTTATCGCGGCGGCGACATGCTCAATGCCTGGCTTTTTACAGCACTCACTCAGGGGCTCGGCCTGGGGTTGGCGGCTGTCGCGGGCATCGGCGCGGTTGTCGCCGGGCTGTGGGCGCTAACAGGCATCTTCCTGGGACGACGGTTTAACGCAATGAACCCTGCCAGTGATATACCCGATGAGACAACTGCGTAA
- a CDS encoding NAD(P)H-dependent glycerol-3-phosphate dehydrogenase translates to MSDLKVAVLGGGSWGTAVASLATRNSAVSLWARNPDTVEEINAEHRNHTYLPGVMLPEKLVATHSIKDAVSLADVVVMGIPSQHFREVLNDVKAHVRQGVPVISLSKGLELDTHLRMSEIIKEVLPGHPAGVLTGPNLAREIMEGKAAASVLAMEDSVIVQQLQPVFNSGLFRTYTNTDVIGCELGGVLKNIVAIAVGIGDGLGAGDNTRAGLITRGLAEITRLGVAMGGQPETFAGLAGMGDMIATCTSPQSRNHHVGIELGKGRDMQDITNEMFMVAEGVKSAPAVLALAAQYKVEIPMVEDVYRVLSGESSASRAFRSLLRVEAGAESEPG, encoded by the coding sequence ATGTCTGATTTGAAAGTCGCCGTTCTGGGCGGAGGGTCCTGGGGGACAGCGGTGGCATCACTGGCGACCCGCAACAGCGCAGTCAGTTTATGGGCGCGAAATCCCGACACTGTCGAGGAGATCAACGCAGAGCACCGCAACCACACCTACCTGCCGGGGGTAATGCTTCCGGAGAAGCTGGTCGCAACACACAGTATAAAAGACGCCGTCAGCCTCGCTGATGTTGTCGTGATGGGTATCCCTTCACAGCATTTCCGCGAGGTCCTGAACGACGTGAAGGCACATGTGCGGCAAGGGGTCCCGGTGATCAGCCTGAGCAAAGGCCTCGAACTGGACACCCACCTGCGCATGAGCGAGATCATCAAAGAAGTGCTGCCGGGCCACCCGGCAGGCGTGCTGACAGGGCCCAATCTTGCTCGGGAGATCATGGAGGGGAAAGCGGCCGCAAGCGTGCTCGCCATGGAGGACAGCGTCATTGTGCAGCAACTGCAGCCCGTCTTTAATTCTGGCCTGTTCCGCACCTATACCAATACCGACGTAATCGGTTGCGAGCTAGGGGGCGTGTTGAAGAATATTGTTGCTATCGCAGTAGGTATAGGTGACGGCCTTGGGGCAGGTGACAATACTCGCGCCGGTCTGATCACCCGCGGACTGGCCGAAATCACCCGGTTAGGCGTTGCCATGGGCGGCCAGCCCGAGACATTCGCCGGACTAGCCGGCATGGGCGATATGATCGCCACATGCACCAGCCCTCAAAGCCGCAACCACCACGTGGGAATCGAACTGGGCAAAGGTCGCGATATGCAGGACATAACCAATGAAATGTTCATGGTCGCCGAGGGCGTAAAAAGTGCCCCGGCGGTATTAGCCCTCGCCGCGCAATACAAGGTAGAAATACCCATGGTGGAGGATGTTTACCGCGTACTGTCAGGCGAGTCCAGCGCCAGTCGCGCCTTCCGCAGCCTGCTGCGCGTCGAGGCAGGCGCCGAATCGGAACCTGGCTAA
- a CDS encoding nuclear transport factor 2 family protein encodes MTERQKLTKENMGITDGLALQASDGGIEELRKDIQRLMDIEAIKQVKHAYFRCIDTANLTELGTLFHEEVKVRFKGGGYEWNLDSKQEYVDNIGMAFSREAIGQHNAHHPEIQILSDTEATGLWYLADNMWLLNHNALTTGTALYWDRYEKIDGKWLIKETSYERIYEINQTLQEKPKLNSHYLGVHGGEPQF; translated from the coding sequence ATGACCGAACGACAAAAGTTGACTAAGGAAAACATGGGCATCACCGATGGACTCGCACTGCAAGCCAGCGACGGCGGTATAGAAGAGCTGCGAAAGGACATTCAGCGCCTGATGGACATCGAGGCAATCAAGCAGGTCAAGCATGCTTATTTTCGCTGTATCGATACTGCTAATCTCACAGAACTAGGAACGCTGTTCCACGAGGAGGTCAAGGTACGCTTCAAGGGAGGCGGTTACGAATGGAACCTCGATAGCAAACAGGAATACGTCGACAACATCGGCATGGCGTTCAGCAGGGAAGCAATCGGGCAGCACAATGCTCATCACCCGGAAATCCAGATCTTGTCAGACACTGAGGCTACGGGCTTGTGGTACCTGGCAGACAATATGTGGTTACTCAATCACAATGCCTTGACCACCGGGACTGCGCTCTACTGGGATCGTTACGAGAAAATTGATGGCAAGTGGCTGATAAAGGAAACCAGTTACGAGCGCATCTATGAGATCAATCAGACCTTGCAGGAGAAGCCTAAGCTGAACTCGCATTACCTTGGCGTACATGGAGGCGAGCCCCAGTTCTAA
- a CDS encoding Rieske 2Fe-2S domain-containing protein encodes MATSVDYNLGPNTYPRGWFVVAESKKLDDGPMAVRYFGQDLALYRGESGNPVLLDAYCAHMGTHLTASTSAMIVKNGDQIEGDSIRCPYHGWRYNPQGDVDDIPYHDGPCPKSASIRSYPVVDNMGCIMAWFDPDGRAPDYDAPSLAEWDDSQWVRWELDHLGELQIHPQEILDNMADVRHLGPTHGAPSEYFENEYKDHICIQRQGGPMQLYQTYLYTTTWYTGPGILLSKQVFADNVIYELIANTPVEDGVSKCFHGCLYKGTEGGATDEDREAARQAQAGALEAFGADFNVWQNKRPAIKIMQLKTDGPFKHGRKWYSQFYASADDVASIRDEVNGFVATTGMQTPAEANHNIDEGLPI; translated from the coding sequence ATGGCAACATCTGTTGATTACAACCTGGGACCCAACACGTATCCTCGCGGCTGGTTCGTTGTCGCCGAGAGCAAAAAACTGGATGACGGCCCAATGGCCGTACGTTACTTCGGACAAGATCTGGCACTGTACCGCGGCGAAAGCGGCAACCCCGTGCTGCTCGACGCATACTGTGCCCACATGGGTACACACTTGACCGCCAGCACCAGCGCCATGATCGTCAAGAATGGCGATCAGATTGAAGGTGACTCTATACGCTGCCCTTATCATGGCTGGCGCTACAACCCACAAGGCGATGTCGATGACATCCCCTACCACGACGGGCCCTGCCCAAAGTCCGCCTCTATTCGCTCGTATCCCGTGGTAGATAATATGGGGTGCATCATGGCCTGGTTCGATCCGGATGGTCGCGCACCGGACTACGATGCGCCGTCACTGGCCGAGTGGGATGATTCTCAGTGGGTACGCTGGGAATTGGACCACCTCGGTGAACTGCAAATTCATCCGCAGGAAATTTTGGACAACATGGCAGACGTCCGCCACCTGGGCCCAACCCATGGCGCGCCCAGCGAATACTTCGAGAACGAGTATAAAGATCATATCTGTATTCAGCGTCAGGGTGGGCCGATGCAGCTTTATCAAACCTATCTCTACACCACGACCTGGTACACAGGTCCCGGTATACTACTATCCAAACAGGTATTCGCCGACAACGTCATCTATGAGCTGATTGCCAACACCCCTGTGGAAGACGGTGTTTCCAAGTGCTTTCACGGCTGCCTCTACAAGGGCACGGAAGGCGGCGCAACAGACGAAGATCGGGAGGCTGCCAGGCAAGCCCAAGCAGGTGCATTGGAAGCTTTCGGTGCAGACTTCAACGTATGGCAGAACAAGCGGCCGGCAATCAAAATCATGCAATTGAAGACCGACGGTCCCTTCAAACATGGACGCAAATGGTACTCGCAGTTTTACGCCAGCGCGGACGATGTCGCCTCCATTCGCGACGAAGTTAATGGCTTTGTGGCGACCACTGGCATGCAGACCCCCGCAGAAGCCAACCACAACATCGACGAGGGGCTTCCGATATAG
- the pbpG gene encoding D-alanyl-D-alanine endopeptidase, whose protein sequence is MFIARTIGFVLTLSLSGTIAASDSSFNGLEGNPGLRSASALVLDAQGNVIYGKDIDTIRPIASITKLMTAMVILDAALDLDKTITITHADRDTIKLTGSRLAFGAALPRRELLLLALMSSENRAASALGRTFPGGVSAFVTAMNQKAESLGMSSTRFADPAGLNANNQSTASDLAKMLAAAEDYPLITRATTTTKADVRPYSNRGPLTYANTNRLLKNDQWAIELSKTGFIREAGRCLVMQVNIGGEEISIVLLNSFGKLTPYGDSNRLRKWMLAQS, encoded by the coding sequence ATGTTTATTGCCAGAACAATCGGTTTTGTTCTGACGCTTTCTCTAAGCGGAACAATCGCCGCCAGCGATTCCTCATTCAACGGTCTTGAAGGCAACCCGGGCCTCCGCTCAGCATCCGCCCTCGTACTGGATGCCCAAGGCAACGTGATTTATGGCAAGGATATAGATACGATCAGGCCCATTGCATCCATTACCAAACTCATGACCGCGATGGTAATCCTTGATGCGGCGCTAGACCTCGACAAGACAATCACCATTACCCACGCCGACCGTGACACTATCAAACTGACCGGTTCCCGCCTCGCCTTCGGTGCTGCACTACCCCGACGCGAACTATTATTGCTGGCTCTCATGTCGTCTGAAAATCGCGCCGCATCCGCGCTGGGCAGGACTTTTCCCGGAGGGGTGAGCGCATTCGTCACTGCCATGAATCAAAAGGCCGAAAGTCTCGGCATGTCCAGCACCCGTTTTGCCGACCCGGCGGGCTTGAATGCCAACAACCAATCCACTGCCAGTGACCTTGCAAAAATGCTCGCCGCAGCGGAGGACTACCCTCTCATCACTCGCGCCACTACCACCACAAAGGCAGACGTCAGGCCCTATAGCAATCGCGGGCCACTCACCTATGCCAATACCAATCGTCTGCTAAAAAACGATCAGTGGGCAATCGAGCTCAGTAAGACAGGTTTTATCCGGGAAGCAGGCCGCTGCCTGGTAATGCAGGTGAATATCGGTGGCGAGGAGATATCTATTGTATTACTTAATTCCTTCGGCAAACTCACGCCGTATGGCGACTCCAATCGTTTGCGTAAATGGATGCTGGCCCAAAGTTGA
- a CDS encoding outer membrane beta-barrel protein, translated as MNTILPYGRTSALSAALALLFTLPPSAMAEEATTPFLQIYLGVAELDDQTTSWTDADNESVEVDFSSLPTAGFELEYLFGRGFVHWGINPGGSVSWKNEDITFSGSLTENNGGTITYEADNSLLLVELHLGGYLRGRISERITTYLSVGPMIMYGYHEVEDENYTETPPSGRPARSPTSDNSDSSDVAVGFYSRAGVDFEIGDNRYLGLGLRYISTELDFDRTIGKIDVTGPQYVLTYSARL; from the coding sequence TTGAATACAATTCTCCCCTACGGTAGGACATCGGCACTGTCAGCAGCGTTAGCGCTCCTGTTCACGCTACCCCCCTCGGCAATGGCAGAAGAGGCGACTACGCCTTTCTTGCAGATTTACCTCGGGGTCGCCGAGTTGGATGACCAGACAACCAGTTGGACCGACGCTGATAATGAGTCTGTCGAAGTTGATTTTTCGTCGTTGCCCACCGCTGGTTTCGAGCTGGAATACTTGTTTGGACGAGGTTTCGTGCACTGGGGTATAAATCCGGGCGGCAGTGTCAGCTGGAAAAACGAAGACATTACCTTTTCCGGCAGCCTCACGGAGAATAATGGTGGCACGATCACCTACGAGGCGGACAACTCGCTGCTCCTGGTTGAGCTTCACCTGGGTGGCTATCTGCGCGGCCGCATCAGTGAGCGCATTACCACTTACTTGTCCGTGGGCCCCATGATCATGTACGGCTACCATGAGGTCGAGGACGAAAATTATACCGAGACACCGCCCTCCGGGCGTCCCGCACGCAGCCCCACCAGTGACAACTCGGACAGCTCAGACGTGGCTGTAGGGTTCTACAGCCGTGCCGGGGTCGATTTCGAAATCGGTGATAATCGCTACCTCGGCCTCGGCCTGCGCTATATTTCCACGGAGCTGGATTTTGACCGCACTATCGGAAAAATCGACGTGACGGGGCCTCAGTACGTCCTGACCTACAGCGCCCGCCTTTAG
- a CDS encoding M48 family metallopeptidase: MLVSPESAIVESRKAYLTTVDELNADDKLVNDPALSRRVATITGRLVTVATEMYPSTRNWQWSVAIVDAPDIVNAWCMAGGRMAVYTGLFEKLKLTDAEFAQIMGHEISHALANHTAERMSRAMATSVGVVAIAILSDKPVVAAGGAAVAARLALGLPNSRTAESEADQIGMELAVRAGYDPDAAVSLWEKMGSREGGKRPPEFLSTHPAPGNRELTLAAMIPDMRPLNPTGQLAPVHAVEIMN, encoded by the coding sequence ATGCTGGTTTCCCCTGAATCCGCTATCGTTGAATCGAGAAAAGCCTACCTCACAACGGTCGATGAACTGAATGCTGATGACAAGCTCGTCAATGATCCGGCCCTGTCGAGGCGGGTAGCGACCATCACGGGCCGACTGGTTACCGTCGCTACCGAGATGTATCCGAGCACCCGGAATTGGCAATGGAGTGTCGCTATTGTGGATGCCCCGGACATTGTTAACGCCTGGTGCATGGCGGGGGGTCGCATGGCGGTGTACACCGGGCTGTTTGAGAAGCTGAAACTGACCGACGCCGAATTTGCGCAGATCATGGGCCACGAAATTTCCCATGCTCTGGCCAATCACACCGCAGAACGTATGTCCCGCGCTATGGCCACCTCTGTGGGGGTAGTCGCCATCGCAATCTTGTCGGACAAGCCCGTGGTCGCTGCTGGGGGCGCCGCTGTTGCGGCGAGGCTGGCGCTGGGCCTTCCCAATAGCCGCACTGCGGAATCGGAGGCAGATCAGATCGGTATGGAACTCGCTGTTCGTGCCGGTTATGACCCGGACGCCGCCGTAAGCCTGTGGGAAAAAATGGGCTCCCGGGAGGGCGGTAAGCGCCCGCCAGAATTTCTCAGCACACACCCGGCACCCGGTAATCGGGAACTTACCTTGGCAGCCATGATCCCAGATATGCGACCGCTCAATCCGACCGGACAGCTCGCACCTGTGCATGCTGTTGAAATCATGAACTAG